The following coding sequences are from one Roseburia hominis A2-183 window:
- a CDS encoding sensor histidine kinase translates to MKHEKISIKWKIFFYLLVFTGILLTVLWLVQICYLDKFYKKIKSQEALELTSEVIAVLQSDSQNIEEQIDALAAQNNMIVFVTDTDGNTIYSAEYIPNSRLCEMPQEMIQKLYEAAKSKGGSTKLEFEGDIGKNDFQNPQDVMNPDAAADAAGAGNIPDAADVTGAGAENAPDAAAGATGAGNSPDAADVAGAGAENAPGAANGAEQETAGMPAENGFMQNHGQERIESVIYVNVVSIDGNERILFVNAQLTPVDATVNTLRAELVWITVIMIVLSLGIALLISRKVSRSLIGLNASAKEMAGGNFDVHFDGTDYREVAELSDTLNMTARELGKSERLRRELIANVSHDLRTPLTMIIAYAEVMRDLPGENSPENVQVVIDEAERLTNLVNDMLDISKLQAGVMEKNVTVYNLTESIQSVFARYNKLKEQDGYKIDFSYDQMVMVEADEYKIFQVIYNLVNNAINYTGDDKQIWVRQIVREDGYVRIEVTDSGEGIAPEALPYVWDRYYKVDKTHKRAVMGTGLGLSIVKNILELHDARYGVESEVGKGSTFWFELKVYQIV, encoded by the coding sequence TTGAAGCATGAAAAAATCAGTATCAAATGGAAAATCTTTTTCTATCTTCTGGTGTTTACCGGAATCCTTTTGACGGTGCTGTGGCTTGTGCAGATCTGTTATCTGGACAAGTTCTATAAGAAGATCAAGTCCCAGGAGGCACTGGAACTCACCTCGGAAGTGATTGCGGTCTTACAGAGCGATTCCCAGAACATTGAAGAACAGATCGATGCGCTGGCGGCGCAGAATAACATGATCGTGTTTGTCACGGATACGGACGGGAATACCATTTACAGCGCGGAATATATCCCGAATTCCAGGCTGTGCGAGATGCCGCAGGAGATGATACAGAAGCTGTACGAAGCTGCCAAAAGCAAGGGCGGGAGCACGAAGCTGGAATTTGAGGGAGATATCGGGAAGAATGATTTTCAGAATCCGCAGGACGTGATGAATCCCGATGCGGCAGCTGATGCGGCGGGAGCCGGAAATATCCCGGATGCAGCCGATGTGACAGGAGCGGGAGCAGAAAATGCCCCGGATGCGGCAGCGGGTGCCACAGGAGCGGGAAACTCCCCGGATGCAGCCGATGTGGCAGGGGCGGGAGCAGAAAATGCCCCAGGTGCAGCCAACGGCGCAGAGCAGGAGACTGCAGGAATGCCGGCGGAGAACGGTTTTATGCAGAATCACGGACAGGAACGGATTGAGAGCGTCATTTACGTGAACGTCGTCTCGATCGATGGAAATGAGAGAATCCTGTTTGTGAACGCGCAGCTGACGCCGGTGGATGCGACGGTCAATACACTGCGTGCCGAACTGGTATGGATCACAGTCATCATGATTGTTCTCTCGCTCGGTATTGCACTTTTGATTTCAAGAAAAGTGTCACGTTCCCTGATCGGTCTGAATGCCTCCGCGAAGGAGATGGCAGGCGGCAATTTTGACGTTCATTTTGACGGAACCGATTACCGGGAGGTCGCGGAACTTTCCGATACCCTGAATATGACTGCGCGGGAACTTGGAAAGAGCGAGCGCCTGCGGCGGGAATTGATCGCCAATGTATCGCATGACCTGCGGACACCGCTCACGATGATCATTGCCTACGCAGAGGTCATGCGTGATCTGCCGGGGGAGAATTCTCCGGAAAATGTACAGGTGGTCATTGACGAGGCGGAGCGGCTGACCAATCTCGTCAATGATATGTTAGACATCTCCAAGCTTCAGGCAGGTGTAATGGAAAAAAATGTCACGGTCTACAACCTGACCGAGAGTATTCAGTCTGTATTTGCACGGTATAATAAGTTAAAAGAGCAGGATGGTTATAAGATCGATTTCTCCTACGACCAGATGGTCATGGTGGAGGCGGACGAGTACAAAATCTTCCAGGTCATCTACAATCTGGTCAATAACGCAATCAATTACACCGGGGATGACAAACAGATCTGGGTGCGTCAGATTGTGCGGGAAGACGGATATGTGCGGATCGAAGTGACGGACAGCGGCGAGGGAATCGCTCCGGAGGCGCTTCCGTATGTGTGGGACCGCTACTATAAAGTGGACAAGACACACAAGCGGGCGGTCATGGGAACCGGACTCGGACTTTCGATCGTAAAAAATATTCTGGAACTGCACGATGCACGCTACGGAGTAGAGAGTGAAGTGGGAAAAGGTTCTACCTTCTGGTTTGAACTGAAAGTATATCAGATTGTTTAA